Proteins from one Planctomyces sp. SH-PL62 genomic window:
- a CDS encoding leucine-rich repeat domain-containing protein, giving the protein MRAAAIMNQILLGPWLIAVGLTMAATAAVAGDDPGAQLAELGARLVRNADGETIGVDLGDAWVTDEDLAKLARLPRLEVISLASTKITDLGLEHLAPLEGVLSLDLEHAEAVTDQGIAYLKHWKRLEQLNLRGTKVTSSVFEHIARMTRLRALDVGHSRVNDDSFELLEGLDRLERLSFGGNKMSGDGLTSLKALPALRELSVSGQQRTDSGLWSVAVTDFNIGHLAQLQRLEVLDLGETGVSDRGVAQLAPLKELRTLDLRATRVTGKGIASLAGLPALRHLKLGRAAGIDDAAVPAFLKLESLEVLEVPETGLTARGLAQLSAKKGLKRLFIGGLDVAPEDVESLREALPDCRVSWWKKPATREPEPGRRGGQ; this is encoded by the coding sequence ATGCGAGCGGCAGCGATCATGAACCAGATTCTTTTAGGCCCGTGGCTCATCGCGGTCGGCCTGACCATGGCGGCGACGGCCGCCGTGGCCGGAGACGACCCCGGCGCCCAGCTCGCCGAACTGGGCGCCCGCCTGGTCCGCAACGCCGACGGGGAGACGATCGGCGTCGACCTGGGCGACGCCTGGGTGACGGACGAGGATCTCGCGAAGCTGGCGCGCCTGCCGCGGCTGGAAGTGATCAGCCTGGCTTCGACGAAGATCACGGACCTGGGCCTAGAGCACCTGGCCCCACTCGAGGGGGTCCTGAGCCTCGACCTGGAGCACGCGGAGGCCGTCACGGACCAGGGGATCGCCTATCTGAAGCACTGGAAGCGACTGGAACAGCTCAACTTGCGCGGCACGAAGGTGACCAGCTCGGTCTTCGAGCACATCGCGCGCATGACGAGGCTCCGCGCACTCGACGTCGGCCACAGCCGCGTCAACGACGACTCCTTCGAGCTGCTCGAGGGCCTCGATCGACTCGAACGACTCTCGTTCGGCGGGAACAAGATGAGCGGCGACGGCCTGACGTCCCTGAAGGCCTTGCCCGCGCTCAGGGAGCTGAGCGTCTCCGGCCAGCAGAGGACCGACTCCGGCCTCTGGAGCGTCGCGGTGACGGACTTCAACATCGGCCACCTGGCGCAACTGCAACGGCTCGAGGTCCTCGACCTGGGCGAGACGGGTGTCTCGGATCGGGGGGTCGCGCAGCTCGCGCCGCTGAAGGAGCTGCGCACGCTCGACCTCCGGGCGACCCGGGTGACCGGGAAGGGGATTGCATCTCTGGCCGGCCTGCCGGCGTTGCGGCATCTGAAGCTCGGGAGGGCCGCGGGCATCGACGACGCCGCGGTCCCCGCGTTCCTGAAGCTGGAGTCCCTGGAAGTCCTCGAGGTGCCGGAGACGGGCCTCACCGCGCGGGGGCTGGCGCAGCTCTCCGCGAAGAAGGGTTTGAAGCGGCTCTTCATCGGCGGCCTCGACGTCGCGCCCGAGGACGTGGAGTCGCTCCGCGAGGCCCTGCCGGATTGCCGGGTGAGTTGGTGGAAGAAGCCCGCGACCCGGGAACCCGAGCCGGGGCGGCGTGGCGGCCAGTGA
- a CDS encoding Calx-beta domain-containing protein, with amino-acid sequence MRHSFPPLNRTIARRARAARGRRLSVERLEGRELLTAVSVSDASAMEGNRAMKLIDTFVAPFSGGLQNARGMDYGPDGNLYVSVEGDGTDPTVLGRVNRYDGVTGAFLGVFASDPTMSGAKDVEFGPDGNLYVPNNLGNNVYRFDGTTGASMGVFIPSGSGGLNVPRSLIFGPDGNGDGYKDVYITSGATDSVLRYDGLTGAFLGAFVPPGGGGLNDPTALVFGPDGDLYVGSGAHSDYYNSILRYDGKTGAFKQVFVPAGSGGLTLAPTAGVIFGPDVSGDGALDLYVSNGAVNEVLIYNGVNGSYVEKFIPPGMGGLHDPKALLFDRDSNFLVVSNHEETNPRYSSILRFGPSSQGAFTVRLDAASSSPVTVEYATASGTALADSDFTAASSTLTFAPGVTTRTVFVRTVNDSQAEANETFTLNLSNPFGASIADGQGVGTVRDDDATTFYVVNDASGGDRTYEYGTLGSDVEHYTLNTGNTAPRGAASTAAGTTVWVVDANKKVYVYNTSGGLLGSWTAGTLASNATIEGIATNGTDVWIVDGKQDKVFRYAGAATRTSGSQNAAGSFRLNSGNADPKDLVTDGASIWVVNDSTTDKVFKYSLTGSLLGSWTMTGAGSSPTGITLDPTGGGALWTVDAGTDHVYQFDNARGLTSGSLSPSMSFALAAGNTNPQGIADPPAPGPPRMAASAGISHPPGHPAAHHRWAIPGPPASTSPPSSRPWIAASISTPGPQIPPLIALMPSTGPDFTPPAPERFHAGTKRARIAIRI; translated from the coding sequence ATGCGACACTCATTTCCCCCCCTGAACCGGACGATCGCCCGTCGGGCGAGGGCCGCCCGGGGCCGACGATTGAGCGTGGAGCGCCTGGAAGGCCGCGAGCTGCTGACGGCCGTCTCGGTCAGCGACGCTTCGGCCATGGAGGGGAACAGAGCGATGAAGCTCATCGACACCTTCGTGGCGCCGTTCAGCGGGGGCTTGCAGAACGCCCGCGGCATGGATTACGGGCCCGATGGCAACCTCTACGTCAGCGTGGAAGGCGATGGGACGGACCCGACTGTTCTGGGGCGGGTTAACCGGTATGACGGGGTCACCGGAGCGTTCCTCGGCGTGTTCGCCTCGGACCCGACCATGAGCGGCGCCAAGGACGTCGAGTTCGGGCCGGACGGGAACCTCTATGTGCCGAACAACCTCGGCAACAACGTGTACCGCTTCGATGGCACGACCGGGGCGTCCATGGGAGTGTTCATCCCGTCCGGGTCCGGCGGGCTGAACGTGCCCCGCAGTTTGATCTTCGGGCCCGACGGCAACGGCGACGGTTACAAGGACGTCTACATCACGAGCGGAGCGACCGATTCGGTCCTGCGCTACGATGGTTTGACGGGTGCGTTCCTCGGCGCCTTCGTCCCCCCGGGCGGCGGCGGGCTCAACGACCCGACCGCCTTGGTCTTCGGGCCGGACGGCGACTTGTACGTCGGCAGCGGGGCCCACTCCGACTATTACAACAGTATCCTCCGCTACGACGGCAAGACTGGCGCGTTCAAGCAGGTGTTCGTCCCAGCGGGCAGCGGCGGGCTCACCCTCGCCCCGACGGCGGGCGTGATCTTCGGGCCGGACGTCAGCGGCGACGGTGCCCTCGACCTCTACGTGAGCAATGGCGCCGTGAACGAGGTGCTGATCTACAACGGGGTCAACGGATCGTACGTGGAGAAGTTCATCCCGCCCGGGATGGGCGGCTTGCACGACCCCAAGGCCCTGCTGTTCGACCGCGACAGTAATTTCTTGGTCGTCAGTAACCACGAGGAGACCAATCCGCGTTATTCCAGCATCCTCCGCTTCGGGCCGAGCTCACAAGGCGCCTTCACCGTCAGACTCGACGCGGCCTCATCCTCACCGGTCACCGTCGAGTACGCCACCGCCAGCGGCACGGCCCTTGCCGACAGCGACTTCACCGCGGCTTCAAGCACGCTGACGTTCGCACCCGGGGTGACGACGCGCACGGTCTTCGTCCGGACGGTGAACGATTCCCAGGCCGAGGCGAACGAGACGTTCACGCTCAACCTATCGAACCCGTTCGGCGCCTCGATCGCCGACGGACAAGGAGTCGGCACGGTCCGCGACGACGACGCGACCACGTTCTACGTCGTCAACGACGCCAGCGGCGGCGACCGGACCTACGAGTACGGCACGCTCGGCAGCGACGTCGAGCATTACACCCTGAACACTGGCAACACCGCCCCCCGCGGCGCCGCCAGCACGGCCGCCGGTACCACCGTCTGGGTCGTCGACGCGAACAAGAAGGTCTACGTCTACAACACCAGCGGCGGGCTCCTCGGCTCCTGGACCGCCGGCACCCTGGCCTCGAATGCCACGATCGAGGGCATCGCCACCAACGGCACCGACGTCTGGATCGTCGATGGCAAGCAGGACAAGGTGTTCAGGTACGCCGGCGCTGCCACCCGGACATCGGGCAGCCAGAACGCCGCCGGCAGCTTCCGCCTCAACAGCGGCAACGCCGACCCCAAGGACCTCGTGACCGACGGCGCGTCGATCTGGGTCGTCAACGACTCGACCACCGACAAGGTGTTCAAGTACTCGCTGACGGGTTCGCTGCTCGGGAGCTGGACCATGACCGGGGCCGGCTCCAGCCCGACCGGGATCACGCTCGACCCGACCGGGGGCGGGGCGTTGTGGACCGTCGATGCGGGCACCGATCACGTCTACCAGTTCGACAACGCGCGGGGCCTGACTTCCGGTTCGCTCTCGCCCTCCATGAGCTTCGCGCTGGCCGCTGGCAACACCAACCCTCAAGGCATCGCCGACCCGCCGGCCCCCGGCCCCCCGCGAATGGCGGCCTCCGCCGGGATCTCCCACCCCCCGGGCCATCCGGCCGCGCATCACCGGTGGGCCATCCCGGGCCCCCCGGCCTCGACGTCGCCCCCCTCATCCCGCCCGTGGATCGCCGCGTCGATCTCGACGCCCGGCCCACAAATTCCGCCCCTGATCGCCTTGATGCCCTCGACGGGTCCGGACTTCACCCCGCCGGCCCCCGAACGATTCCACGCCGGCACCAAGCGAGCCCGGATCGCGATTCGAATTTGA
- a CDS encoding SBBP repeat-containing protein — MTRFKPTKRVRPAVEPLEGRALLSFTPLSIGATSEVGVSTVATDTAGAVYPSGTFTGTVDFEPQDGPDAADTLRSHVHPSGVDLRDGFVAKYTPNGDLLWPHRFGGANAVINSGDQNMGDLVIDIKGNAYVTGSLRGSDAEFGDRPDGTPAVLSAHGPADEHGLTAEDAFLAKLDPDGATLWAIAMGGSGTDVGGRLDLDPAGNVYTAGSFEGAATFGTATLTSPSVSNLFLMKHTPDGEPMFVKQANNVQTIGGLDVTSGGIHLTGAIGGTIDADPGPSQRILTAENKYQSMYLIKLGLGGDHVWSFNPTGSRLSSTFGTGVTVDDAGNVYVTGLFHDQVDFDPSGGKANLSGGDTYVAKYSSAGAYQWAKALTLNGGRPESIKLDGSGNIYLSSWFNDTADFDPGKAKVNRVSAGMAEGFLLKLNASGAFSTVRTFRGAGWDSGKSLAIDASGRVYVVVYTLHDEILLRSLS; from the coding sequence ATGACCCGCTTTAAGCCGACCAAGCGCGTCCGACCCGCCGTCGAGCCGCTCGAAGGGCGCGCCCTGCTGTCGTTCACCCCTCTGAGCATCGGGGCCACCAGTGAAGTGGGCGTCTCGACCGTGGCGACCGACACGGCCGGGGCCGTCTATCCGTCGGGCACGTTCACCGGCACCGTGGATTTCGAGCCGCAGGACGGTCCCGACGCCGCCGACACGCTCAGATCCCATGTGCATCCCTCGGGCGTCGACCTGCGAGACGGCTTCGTGGCCAAGTACACCCCGAACGGGGACCTCCTCTGGCCCCACCGTTTCGGGGGCGCGAACGCCGTCATCAACAGCGGCGACCAGAACATGGGCGACCTGGTCATCGACATCAAGGGCAATGCCTACGTGACTGGCTCGTTGCGGGGGTCGGATGCCGAGTTCGGGGATCGGCCCGACGGGACCCCCGCGGTGCTCTCGGCCCACGGGCCCGCCGACGAGCATGGCCTGACCGCCGAGGACGCCTTCCTCGCCAAGCTCGACCCCGACGGCGCGACCCTGTGGGCCATCGCAATGGGCGGCAGCGGCACCGACGTCGGCGGCAGGCTGGACCTCGACCCGGCGGGCAACGTCTACACCGCCGGCTCCTTCGAGGGCGCGGCCACGTTCGGGACCGCCACCCTCACCTCCCCGTCGGTCTCTAACCTTTTCCTGATGAAGCACACGCCCGACGGTGAGCCGATGTTCGTCAAGCAGGCCAACAATGTGCAGACGATCGGCGGACTGGACGTGACATCGGGGGGCATCCACCTGACAGGGGCCATCGGGGGCACCATCGACGCCGATCCCGGCCCGAGCCAGCGGATCCTGACGGCCGAAAACAAGTACCAGAGCATGTACCTGATCAAGCTCGGCCTCGGCGGCGATCACGTCTGGTCCTTCAACCCGACCGGGTCACGCCTCAGCAGCACGTTCGGGACCGGCGTCACGGTGGACGACGCCGGCAACGTCTACGTCACGGGCCTGTTCCACGACCAGGTCGACTTCGACCCCTCCGGCGGCAAGGCGAATCTGAGCGGCGGGGACACCTACGTGGCCAAGTACTCCTCGGCGGGCGCGTACCAGTGGGCCAAGGCGCTCACCCTCAACGGCGGACGGCCGGAGTCGATCAAGCTGGACGGGAGCGGCAACATCTATCTCTCGAGCTGGTTCAATGACACGGCCGACTTCGACCCCGGCAAGGCTAAAGTCAACCGGGTCAGCGCGGGCATGGCCGAGGGCTTCCTTCTGAAACTCAACGCGAGCGGCGCCTTCTCCACCGTGCGGACCTTCCGCGGCGCCGGCTGGGACTCCGGGAAGAGCCTCGCGATCGACGCCTCCGGCCGCGTCTACGTCGTCGTCTACACGTTGCACGATGAAATCCTCCTGCGGAGCCTGAGCTGA
- a CDS encoding tetratricopeptide repeat protein: MQDLAFSPDGKLLATAAMDWTARLWDTASGQPRGEPMRHRARVTQVAFTPDGRMLASNSVDGLIRIWDVETQQLHAFPLRNPEVDPGSGSGNNLDRLSFSPDGSMLAGAFGISGSRDATRVWRAGPATQIQTFEHSSGVLAVDLSPDGNRLATATRFEVKIRATGTGRVLIYPVRNPRRPWVAFSPDGTLLAIIESDHGVRLLHSATGQPIGPPLPRGKGLWLSGLAFSPDGKRLAITGPSGTSPGAMIRVWDTATQELLAEIPGNSSCLAFSPDGRQLAAGYEDWRVSLWDLTGEPKIARSMATGERCSAVAYSPDSKRLATGSLGGLVQLWDPATGMPPGPAYHVGGKVRSIDFSPDGTLLAIGAEGQPARVWDLTLGPPYAAVALPATHAAVAVAFGGNGRMLAIGSPHGAAHLLHLAEPPNTTRELQLRTLIGTGVRVSQGGLASIPAEEWQSLRAELRALRAGEEEPLSVIAHRGGPRYGQALLHLRLAHRQREGGKWEEAAAAFRDAIALLEVLVAGEPTSSEYRHDLAVASGELGSIHAERSEWDRAVSHLARAMALRTEADPRPSFDILRSYAVACLGAGQLDEYQATCGQMLEQLGRPDDDVTTNNLAWTCVLAPDAVADPARVVSLAEAAVAARPGERACLGTLGAVLYRAGRYSDAVRRLEESMAAEGRGGTPFDWLFLAMAHHRLGHAEEARSWLDRSVRGIEQSADSRDVMDTLAWGDRLALGLLRGEAEALLMDADFPADPFEPSR; the protein is encoded by the coding sequence GTGCAGGATCTCGCGTTCAGCCCGGACGGGAAGTTACTTGCGACGGCTGCGATGGACTGGACGGCGCGGCTCTGGGACACGGCTTCGGGTCAGCCCCGAGGGGAACCGATGCGCCATAGGGCGCGAGTGACCCAGGTGGCATTCACCCCTGACGGGCGGATGCTGGCCAGCAACTCTGTGGACGGCCTGATCCGGATCTGGGACGTCGAAACCCAGCAGCTCCACGCGTTCCCGCTACGGAACCCGGAGGTCGATCCGGGCAGCGGCTCGGGCAATAATCTCGACCGGCTGAGCTTCAGCCCGGACGGTTCGATGCTGGCCGGGGCGTTCGGGATCTCGGGCTCCAGGGACGCGACGCGTGTCTGGAGAGCCGGCCCGGCGACACAGATCCAGACCTTCGAGCACAGCTCCGGCGTCCTGGCCGTCGATCTGAGCCCCGACGGGAACCGACTGGCGACCGCGACGAGGTTCGAGGTCAAGATCCGGGCGACCGGGACGGGCAGGGTCCTCATTTATCCGGTGCGGAATCCACGGCGGCCCTGGGTCGCGTTCAGCCCCGATGGGACGTTGTTGGCGATCATCGAGTCGGACCACGGAGTTCGCCTGCTGCACTCCGCTACAGGGCAACCGATCGGGCCGCCCTTGCCCCGTGGGAAGGGACTTTGGCTCTCGGGCCTGGCCTTCAGCCCGGATGGGAAGCGGCTGGCCATCACCGGTCCCAGTGGGACGAGTCCGGGGGCGATGATTCGAGTCTGGGACACGGCGACCCAGGAGCTTCTGGCCGAGATCCCTGGCAACTCGTCATGCCTCGCATTCAGCCCCGACGGCCGGCAACTCGCTGCCGGCTACGAAGACTGGCGGGTGTCTTTATGGGACCTGACCGGCGAACCGAAGATCGCGCGGAGCATGGCGACAGGCGAGCGGTGCAGTGCCGTCGCCTACAGTCCCGATAGCAAGCGGCTGGCCACCGGGTCATTGGGGGGGCTGGTGCAGTTGTGGGACCCGGCGACGGGGATGCCCCCGGGACCCGCCTACCATGTCGGGGGGAAGGTCCGTTCGATTGACTTCAGCCCGGACGGGACGCTGCTCGCCATCGGTGCCGAGGGCCAACCGGCTCGAGTTTGGGACCTGACGCTCGGCCCGCCCTACGCGGCGGTCGCCTTGCCGGCGACCCATGCCGCGGTCGCCGTGGCCTTCGGTGGCAACGGCCGGATGTTGGCGATCGGCTCGCCTCATGGGGCGGCCCACCTGCTGCACCTGGCGGAGCCGCCGAACACCACGCGGGAGTTGCAACTTCGCACCCTGATCGGCACCGGGGTGCGCGTCTCGCAGGGAGGGCTCGCGTCCATCCCGGCAGAGGAATGGCAGTCCCTACGAGCCGAGCTCCGGGCTCTGAGGGCCGGGGAGGAGGAGCCCCTCTCTGTCATCGCGCATCGAGGCGGCCCCCGCTATGGCCAGGCGCTTCTCCATCTGAGGCTCGCCCACCGGCAGAGAGAGGGTGGCAAGTGGGAGGAGGCCGCAGCCGCCTTCCGCGACGCCATCGCCCTGCTCGAAGTGCTGGTGGCCGGCGAGCCCACCAGCTCGGAGTACCGACATGACCTCGCCGTCGCCTCCGGCGAGCTGGGCTCGATCCACGCCGAGCGGTCCGAATGGGATCGGGCCGTTAGCCACCTCGCGAGGGCCATGGCCCTGAGGACGGAGGCCGATCCACGGCCCTCCTTCGACATCCTCCGGTCGTATGCCGTGGCCTGTCTGGGGGCAGGCCAGCTCGACGAATACCAAGCCACCTGCGGCCAGATGCTGGAGCAGCTCGGTCGGCCGGATGATGACGTGACGACCAACAACCTGGCCTGGACCTGCGTCCTGGCCCCGGACGCCGTCGCCGACCCGGCGCGGGTCGTGTCGCTGGCCGAGGCCGCGGTCGCGGCCAGGCCCGGGGAGCGGGCCTGTCTCGGCACGCTCGGGGCCGTCCTCTACCGCGCCGGCCGGTACTCCGATGCGGTCCGTCGCCTGGAGGAGTCCATGGCCGCCGAGGGGCGGGGCGGCACCCCCTTCGACTGGCTCTTCCTGGCGATGGCCCACCACCGTCTGGGCCACGCCGAGGAGGCCAGGTCCTGGCTCGATCGATCCGTGCGCGGGATCGAGCAGTCGGCCGACAGCAGGGACGTGATGGACACATTGGCCTGGGGAGACCGGCTGGCGCTCGGGCTCCTGCGCGGCGAGGCGGAGGCGCTGTTGATGGACGCGGACTTCCCGGCCGACCCCTTCGAACCCTCTCGCTGA